The following is a genomic window from Mycolicibacterium sp. TY81.
CCGGCCGGCTGTCCATCCCGTTCACCACGGGCCTGTTGGTGGGTATCGGTGAGACGCTCACCGAGCGGGCCGAGACCATGCACGCGATCCGCAAGTCGCACAAGGAATTCGGGCACGTCCAGGAAGTCATCGTGCAGAACTTCCGGGCCAAGGATCACACCGCCATGGCGGCGACGCCCGATGCCGGGATCGACGATTTCCTGGCGACCATCGCGGTGACGCGCCTGGTGCTGGGCCCGAAGATGCGGATCCAGGCGCCGCCGAATCTGGTGTCCCGCGAGGAGTGCCTGGCGTTGATCGGCGCCGGTGTCGACGACTGGGGTGGCGTTTCGCCGCTGACCCCTGACCACGTCAACCCCGAACGGCCGTGGCCCGCGCTCGACGATCTGGCTTCGGTGACTGCCGAAGCGGGCTACGACCTGGTGCAGCGGTTGACGGCGCAGCCGTCGTACGTGCAGGCCGGGGCGGCGTGGATCGACCCGCGCGTGCGCGGACATGTCGACGCCCTGGCCGATCCGGAGACCGGGTGGGCGCGTGACGTCAACCCCGTCGGCCTGCCGTGGCAGGAACCTGACGAGGCGTCAGAGTCGTTGGGCCGCACCGATCTGCACACCGCGATCGACACCGAGGGCCGGCTGACCGAGACGCGCAGCGACCTGGGCAGCGCGTTCGGCGACTGGGAGTCCATCCGGGAGAAGGTGTCCGAGCTCGCGGCCCGTGCGCCGGAGCGGATCGACACCGACGTGCTCGCCGCCCTGCGCTCAGCGGAGCGCAACCCGGGCGGCTGCTCCGACGACGAGTACCTGGCGCTGGCCACCGCCGACGGACCGGCGCTCGATGCCGTTGCCGCGCTGGCAGATTCGTTGCGGCGGGACGTCGTCGGCGACGACGTCACCTTTGTCGTCAACCGGAACATCAACTTCACCAACATCTGCTACACCGGCTGCCGGTTCTGCGCTTTCGCGCAGCGCAAGGGTGACGCCGACGCCTACTCACTGTCGACCGACGAGGTCGCCGACCGGGCCTGGGAGGCGCATGTCGCCGGGGCCACCGAGGTCTGCATGCAGGGCGGCATCGACCCCGAGCTGCCCGTCACCGGATACGCCGACCTGGTCCGCGCGGTGAAGAAGCGCGTGCCGTCGATGCACGTGCATGCCTTCTCGCCCATGGAGATCGCCAACGGCGTCACGCGCAGCGGCATGTCGGTGCGGGAGTGGCTGACGGCGCTGCGCGAGGCCGGCCTGGACACCATCCCGGGCACCGCGGCCGAGATCCTCGACGACGAGGTCCGCTGGGTGCTGACCAAGGGCAAGCTGCCGACGGCCGAGTGGATCAACGTGGTGACCACCGCGCATGAGGTGGGGCTGCGGTCGTCGTCGACGATGATGTACGGGCACGTCGACACCCCCAAGCATTGGGTGGGCCACCTGAACGTGCTGCGCGGAATCCAGGACCGCACAGGCGGTTTCACCGAGTTCGTGCCGCTGCCGTTCGTGCACCAGAGCAGCCCGCTGTATCTGGCCGGCGGGGCGCGCCCGGGCCCGACGCACCGCGACAACCGCGCGGTGCACGCGCTGGCGCGAATCATGCTGCACGGCCGGATTCCGAGCATCCAGACCTCGTGGGTGAAGCTCGGCGTCGAGCGCACCCAGGTGATGCTGCAGGGCGGCGCCAACGATCTAGGCGGCACGCTGATGGAGGAGACCATCTCCCGCATGGCCGGTTCGGAGAACGGCTCGGCCAAGACCGTCGCCGAACTGGTCGCCATCGCCGAAGGCATCGGCCGCCCGGCCCGCCAGCGCAGCACCGACTACTCGCCCCTCGCTGCCTAGCCCTCTCCCGCGAGCGGCCGTGTCTGTGCGGGCTTTCGCGGTGTGTCGCGTGCACTTTGCGCACGCTCGCGCGCCGCGAGTGTCACGCTGTGAGGCGTGAACACCATTGGTGACCTGCCCGCTCATCCGCTGCTGGTGCACGCGATCGTCGTCCTGACACCGCTGACGGCCGTCCTGACGATCCTGTGCGCCGTGTGGACGGCGGCCCGGGAGCGGCTGGTGTGGCTGACGCTGGCGTTGTCGGTGACGACGGTCATCCTGACGCCGTTCGCCATCGAAGCCGGCGAGGCACTGATCCACCAGCTGCCCAAGAACCCCGTCCTGCGCGAGCACGCCGAACTCGGCGATACCGCAATCTTTTTCGTCATCGGGCTGTTTGTCGTGTCGTTGGCGGTCGCGGTCCTGCACCGGTGGGGCACGTGGCTCGGGGACAGGGAGAAGCTGGCACGGGTCGTGGTCGCGGTGCTGGCCGTCGTCGTCGGCGTGGCGACGATCTATCAGATCGTGCGGATCGGCCATACCGGTGCCCGTGCCGTCTGGGGCGACTTCAGCCTGTAGTTCGGGTCACCACGTGGTGCGACACTCCAACGCCGAGCGTGGCGCTTGCTGATGACGACACGCCGCGCGGAGCGCGGCAACCCCCACTCTCGACGTAGGGCCGCGAGCCGCACAGTGTTGGACTAGAGCTTGGCAGCCAGCTCGGTGCCCTGGCGGATGGCCCGCTTGGCGTCCAACTCTGCCGCGACGGCCGCCCCGCCGATGATGTGCGGTTCGATGCCGGCCTGACGCAAGCCGTCTTCGAGGTCGCGGACGGACTCCTGTCCGGCGCAGATCACCACGTTGTCGACCTCCAGGACGCGCGCCCCGGACCGGTCCGAACCGAAGCTGATGTGCAGCCCGGCGTCGTCGATCTTCTCGTAGTTGACGCCGGAAAATTGCTGTACGCCTTTGGCTTTGACCGACGCCCGGTGCACCCAGCCGCTCGTCTTCCCCAGTCCGCGGCCCTGGGCGCCCTTGGTGCGCTGTAGCAGGTACACCTCGCGCGCCGGCGGCAGCGGGATCGGGGTGGTCAGCCCGCCGCGCGAGTCGCCGCCGTCGGCGATGCCCCACTCAGCCCGCCATTCCTTGAGGTTCAAGGTGGGGGATTCATCGACGGTGAGGAATTCGCTGACGTCGAAACCGATTCCGCCGGCGCCGATCACGGCCACCCGCTTGCCGACCGCCGCTCCGGTCAGTGCCTCCGCGTACGACAGCACCATCGGGTGGTCGATGCCCGGGATCGCCGGCATGCGCGGCGCGACGCCGGTGGCGAGGATGACGTCGTCGTAGCCGGACAGTTCGTCGGCCGACGCCCGGGTGTTCAGCCGGACGTCCACACGGTGTTTGGCCAGCATCGTGGTGTAGTACCGGAGCGTCTCGTTGAACTCTTCCTTGCCGGGAATCCTTCGCGCCAGGTCGAATTGGCCGCCGATGTGGCCGCCGGCCTCGAACAGCGTCACGTCGTGCCCGCGCTCGGCGGCGGTGACGGCCGCAGCCAGGCCGGCCGGTCCGGCGCCGACGACCGCGATCCGCCTGGTCGTCCGGGTCTTGCCCAGTACCAACGTGGTTTCGTGCCCGGCTCGTGGATTCAGCAGGCACGACACGGTTTTGTGCACGAACGCGTGGTCCAGGCAGGCCTGGTTGCAGGCGATGCAGGTGTTGATCTCGTCGGCGGCGTCGTGCTGTGCCTTGCGCACCCAGTCGGGGTCGCTCAGCAGCGGCCGGGCCATCGAGATCAGCTGCACCGCACCGTCGGCCAGGATCTGT
Proteins encoded in this region:
- a CDS encoding DUF2231 domain-containing protein — its product is MNTIGDLPAHPLLVHAIVVLTPLTAVLTILCAVWTAARERLVWLTLALSVTTVILTPFAIEAGEALIHQLPKNPVLREHAELGDTAIFFVIGLFVVSLAVAVLHRWGTWLGDREKLARVVVAVLAVVVGVATIYQIVRIGHTGARAVWGDFSL
- a CDS encoding bifunctional FO biosynthesis protein CofGH, translated to MALNPQNGADLPLPVVPPLAVPAPSSALRRVLRRARDGVSLNVDEAAIAMTARGDDLVDLCASAARVRDAGLEAAGRRGAAGRLPVSYSRKVFIPVTHLCRDTCHYCTFVTVPGKLRAQGMGMYMEPDEILDVARRGAEMGCQEALFTLGDRPEDRWDEAKQWLDERGYDSTLDYVRAMAIRVLEETGLLPHLNPGVMSWSELSRLKPVAPSMGMMLETTSRRLFETKGLAHYGSPDKDPAVRLRTLDDAGRLSIPFTTGLLVGIGETLTERAETMHAIRKSHKEFGHVQEVIVQNFRAKDHTAMAATPDAGIDDFLATIAVTRLVLGPKMRIQAPPNLVSREECLALIGAGVDDWGGVSPLTPDHVNPERPWPALDDLASVTAEAGYDLVQRLTAQPSYVQAGAAWIDPRVRGHVDALADPETGWARDVNPVGLPWQEPDEASESLGRTDLHTAIDTEGRLTETRSDLGSAFGDWESIREKVSELAARAPERIDTDVLAALRSAERNPGGCSDDEYLALATADGPALDAVAALADSLRRDVVGDDVTFVVNRNINFTNICYTGCRFCAFAQRKGDADAYSLSTDEVADRAWEAHVAGATEVCMQGGIDPELPVTGYADLVRAVKKRVPSMHVHAFSPMEIANGVTRSGMSVREWLTALREAGLDTIPGTAAEILDDEVRWVLTKGKLPTAEWINVVTTAHEVGLRSSSTMMYGHVDTPKHWVGHLNVLRGIQDRTGGFTEFVPLPFVHQSSPLYLAGGARPGPTHRDNRAVHALARIMLHGRIPSIQTSWVKLGVERTQVMLQGGANDLGGTLMEETISRMAGSENGSAKTVAELVAIAEGIGRPARQRSTDYSPLAA
- a CDS encoding NADPH-dependent 2,4-dienoyl-CoA reductase encodes the protein MTAPHSTPYPNLLSPLDLGFTTLRNRVIMGSMHTGLEDRARDTGKLAEYFAERARGRVGLIITGGYAPNRTGWLLPFAAEMISSPDARRHRRITTAVHAEGGKILLQVLHAGRYAYHPLSVSASSIKAPINPFRPRALRDVEGTIDDFVKCALLAREAGYDGVEIMGSEGYLLNQFLAPRTNKRTDAWGGNPEKRRRFPVEIVRRTREAVGHDFIICYRLSMADYVEDGQTWEEILTLATEIEAAGATIINTGIGWHEARVPTIVTSVPNSAFADISNAVAQHVSIPVVASNRINMPQSAEQILADGAVQLISMARPLLSDPDWVRKAQHDAADEINTCIACNQACLDHAFVHKTVSCLLNPRAGHETTLVLGKTRTTRRIAVVGAGPAGLAAAVTAAERGHDVTLFEAGGHIGGQFDLARRIPGKEEFNETLRYYTTMLAKHRVDVRLNTRASADELSGYDDVILATGVAPRMPAIPGIDHPMVLSYAEALTGAAVGKRVAVIGAGGIGFDVSEFLTVDESPTLNLKEWRAEWGIADGGDSRGGLTTPIPLPPAREVYLLQRTKGAQGRGLGKTSGWVHRASVKAKGVQQFSGVNYEKIDDAGLHISFGSDRSGARVLEVDNVVICAGQESVRDLEDGLRQAGIEPHIIGGAAVAAELDAKRAIRQGTELAAKL